In one window of Rhodopseudomonas palustris HaA2 DNA:
- a CDS encoding IclR family transcriptional regulator yields the protein MGRRSERLCRQASGDPAGESDVIQVVSRAFDVLRCFEGAETRLGNLEISNRCGLPRSTVSRLTHTLTRMGQLVYLPRDQKYRIGPSAVAMGTAMMRGLQLRNLVRTRLQEVAEQIPGTIGFLIPDRFHLVYFEYARAPHALGLHSTTGSRIAMAQTAGGHAYTAALDEDVANALLTEMSREFPQHAPLLRDRLEANRAMLRERGYVVSCGLFSPHINGIAVPMWSPQYQTYVVVNIGLLAAMYDEQRIHDEVAPVLLRLSAAIDALIQNADGGLMTVGTAGKATSRPRPASSLAADVRPDVRPAGRARELGAAEPRRQGQPA from the coding sequence ATGGGACGACGCTCGGAACGGCTCTGCAGACAGGCCAGCGGTGACCCCGCCGGCGAAAGCGATGTGATTCAGGTGGTGTCGCGCGCCTTCGACGTGCTGCGCTGCTTCGAGGGGGCGGAGACCCGCCTCGGCAATCTCGAAATCTCCAACCGCTGCGGCTTGCCGCGCTCGACGGTGTCGCGCCTGACCCACACGCTGACCCGGATGGGGCAGCTGGTGTATCTGCCGCGCGACCAGAAATATCGCATCGGCCCGAGCGCGGTGGCGATGGGCACGGCGATGATGCGCGGGCTGCAATTGCGCAATCTGGTCCGGACGCGGCTGCAGGAAGTCGCCGAGCAGATCCCCGGCACGATCGGGTTCCTGATCCCCGACCGGTTTCATCTGGTGTACTTCGAATACGCCCGCGCGCCGCATGCGCTCGGCCTGCATTCGACCACCGGCAGCCGCATCGCGATGGCGCAGACCGCCGGCGGCCACGCCTACACCGCGGCGCTCGACGAGGATGTCGCCAACGCGTTGCTGACGGAGATGAGCCGCGAGTTTCCGCAGCACGCGCCGCTGCTGCGCGATCGTCTCGAGGCCAACCGCGCGATGCTGCGCGAACGCGGCTACGTGGTCTCCTGCGGCCTGTTCAGCCCGCATATCAACGGCATCGCGGTGCCGATGTGGTCGCCGCAGTACCAGACCTATGTGGTGGTCAATATCGGCCTGCTGGCGGCGATGTATGACGAGCAGCGTATCCACGACGAGGTCGCGCCGGTGCTGCTGCGGCTCAGCGCGGCGATCGATGCCCTGATCCAGAACGCCGATGGCGGCCTGATGACGGTCGGCACCGCCGGCAAGGCGACCAGCCGGCCGCGGCCTGCGAGCAGTCTGGCCGCCGACGTCCGGCCCGACGTCCGGCCCGCCGGCCGGGCGCGCGAACTGGGCGCGGCGGAACCCCGACGGCAAGGTCAACCGGCATAG
- a CDS encoding MFS transporter, whose product MISTWLSAALARRDIHYGWVMVGVTFLTALVSAGAVGAPGVFILPLQQEFGWTTAEISSALSIRFILFGLMAPFAAALMNRYGLRNVALAGQVIIAASLIGSVAMSQVWQLVLLWGVAVGIGTGLTALVLGATVAARWFNHRRGLVVGILTASVATGQLVFLPMLASLTERYGWRVALLLLCGGLGVAAMGVLLMMRDRPGDLGLRPFGDTGSEPLPPPPPANAPIMAAALGALRDAAKTRVFWILFATFFICGASTNGLIQVHLIPLCADFGIPQVQAAGLLAAMGIFDFVGTILSGWLSDRYDNRWLLFWYYGLRGLSLLFLPFSDFTFYGLSLFALFYGLDWIATVPPTVRLTAQKFGPERAGIVFGWIFAGHQLGAATAAFGAGLSRTVLLSYLPAFFVAGALCIVAALIVLTISKHPRPAAA is encoded by the coding sequence ATGATCTCGACCTGGCTGTCCGCCGCCCTGGCCCGCCGCGACATTCATTACGGCTGGGTGATGGTCGGCGTGACCTTCCTCACGGCGCTGGTCTCGGCCGGCGCGGTCGGCGCGCCGGGCGTTTTCATTCTGCCGCTGCAGCAGGAATTCGGCTGGACCACCGCCGAGATTTCCTCGGCGCTGTCGATCCGTTTCATCCTGTTCGGGCTGATGGCGCCGTTCGCGGCGGCGCTGATGAACCGCTACGGCCTGCGCAATGTCGCGCTCGCCGGACAAGTGATCATCGCCGCGAGCCTGATCGGCTCGGTGGCGATGAGCCAGGTCTGGCAGCTGGTGCTGCTGTGGGGCGTCGCGGTCGGGATCGGCACCGGCCTGACGGCACTGGTGCTCGGCGCCACCGTGGCGGCACGCTGGTTCAATCATCGCCGCGGCCTCGTCGTCGGCATCCTCACCGCCAGCGTCGCCACCGGGCAATTGGTGTTCCTGCCGATGCTGGCGAGCCTCACCGAACGTTACGGATGGCGCGTCGCGCTGCTGCTGCTGTGCGGCGGCCTCGGCGTCGCCGCGATGGGCGTGCTGCTGATGATGCGCGACCGGCCGGGCGATCTCGGGCTGCGGCCGTTCGGCGATACCGGGAGCGAGCCGCTGCCGCCGCCGCCGCCCGCCAATGCCCCGATCATGGCGGCGGCGCTGGGCGCGCTGCGCGACGCCGCGAAGACCCGGGTGTTCTGGATCCTGTTCGCGACGTTCTTCATCTGCGGCGCATCGACCAACGGCCTGATCCAGGTGCACCTGATTCCGCTATGTGCCGATTTCGGCATCCCGCAGGTGCAGGCGGCCGGGCTGCTCGCGGCGATGGGAATCTTCGATTTCGTCGGCACCATCCTGTCGGGCTGGCTGTCGGACCGCTACGACAATCGCTGGCTGCTGTTCTGGTATTACGGCCTGCGCGGGCTGTCGTTGCTGTTCCTGCCGTTCAGCGATTTCACCTTCTACGGGCTGTCGCTGTTCGCGCTGTTCTACGGGCTCGACTGGATCGCCACGGTGCCGCCGACGGTGCGGCTCACCGCGCAGAAATTCGGCCCGGAGCGCGCCGGGATCGTGTTCGGCTGGATCTTCGCCGGCCATCAGCTCGGCGCCGCCACCGCGGCGTTCGGCGCCGGACTGTCCCGCACCGTCCTGCTCAGCTACCTGCCGGCGTTCTTCGTCGCCGGCGCGCTGTGCATCGTCGCGGCGCTGATCGTGCTGACGATCAGCAAGCACCCGCGGCCGGCGGCGGCCTGA
- a CDS encoding enoyl-CoA hydratase, with protein sequence MRMINSHCGVAADDRGVVRLTICDAGPLNILNSQVIDAVRQGVAQLAADASNRVLILAGESGRSMIGGADIKEMATLDQASAERFITGLADLCETIRTVPYPVIARIPGWCLGGGLEVAAACDFRVATADAKFAMPEVRVGIPSVIHAALLPRLIGWSRTRWLLMTGDTIDAPTALGWGLIDKIAPPDALDDAVESLVASLLAGAPQALRAQKALLTAWHDMPLRESVELSVKVFGESYLTGEPQRLMGEFLNRKRRGGDGGSSAARSTSATAPDEAQQLT encoded by the coding sequence ATGCGGATGATCAACTCCCATTGCGGCGTGGCCGCCGACGATCGCGGCGTCGTCCGGCTGACGATCTGCGACGCCGGGCCGCTCAACATCCTGAATTCGCAGGTGATCGACGCGGTGCGCCAGGGTGTCGCGCAACTCGCAGCCGATGCGTCGAACCGCGTGCTGATCCTCGCCGGCGAAAGCGGCCGCAGCATGATCGGCGGCGCCGACATCAAGGAAATGGCGACGCTGGATCAGGCCTCCGCCGAGCGTTTCATCACCGGGCTCGCCGATCTGTGCGAAACGATACGCACCGTGCCGTATCCGGTGATCGCGCGAATCCCGGGCTGGTGCCTCGGCGGCGGGCTGGAAGTCGCCGCCGCCTGCGACTTCCGCGTCGCCACCGCGGACGCGAAATTCGCCATGCCGGAGGTGCGGGTCGGGATTCCCTCGGTGATCCACGCCGCGCTGCTGCCGCGGCTGATCGGCTGGAGCCGCACCCGCTGGCTGCTGATGACCGGCGACACGATCGACGCGCCGACCGCGCTGGGCTGGGGCCTGATCGACAAGATCGCGCCGCCGGACGCGCTCGACGACGCCGTCGAGAGCCTGGTCGCCTCGCTGCTCGCCGGCGCGCCGCAGGCGCTTCGGGCGCAGAAGGCGCTGCTGACCGCGTGGCACGATATGCCACTGCGCGAGTCGGTCGAACTCTCGGTCAAGGTGTTCGGGGAATCCTACCTCACCGGCGAACCGCAGAGGCTGATGGGCGAATTCCTCAACCGGAAGCGGCGAGGCGGCGACGGCGGATCTTCAGCCGCTCGGTCTACGTCAGCCACCGCGCCCGATGAAGCGCAACAGTTGACGTAG
- a CDS encoding TetR/AcrR family transcriptional regulator, protein MRYSKEHKLETHARIVRKASVRLREKGAHGIGVADLMKDAGLTHGGFYAHFASREQLVIEAFAYAMDRANERWRKLAEDTPPREMLAIVVNNYLSAAHRDDPGRGCAVPALGAEIARESPKTRRAFAAKLEQMIATMATRFDDVPPKIARKQAMATLATMMGALLMSRVAGTGELSDAILEAGRDAVLGRATPAKPRPARKPAATAVSRTRSKAASPR, encoded by the coding sequence ATGCGCTATTCCAAGGAACACAAGCTCGAGACCCACGCCCGCATCGTGCGGAAGGCCTCCGTGCGGCTGCGCGAGAAGGGCGCCCACGGCATCGGCGTCGCCGACCTGATGAAGGACGCCGGCCTCACCCATGGCGGGTTCTACGCGCATTTCGCTTCACGCGAGCAATTGGTGATCGAGGCGTTCGCTTACGCGATGGACCGCGCCAACGAGCGCTGGCGCAAGCTCGCCGAAGACACGCCACCGCGCGAGATGCTGGCGATCGTCGTCAACAACTACCTCTCTGCGGCACATCGCGACGACCCCGGGCGCGGCTGCGCGGTGCCGGCACTGGGCGCCGAGATCGCCCGCGAGAGCCCGAAGACGCGCCGCGCCTTCGCCGCCAAGCTCGAGCAGATGATCGCGACGATGGCGACGCGGTTCGACGACGTGCCGCCGAAAATTGCCCGCAAGCAGGCGATGGCGACGCTCGCCACCATGATGGGGGCGCTGCTGATGTCCCGTGTCGCCGGCACCGGGGAACTGTCCGACGCGATCCTCGAAGCCGGCCGTGACGCCGTGCTGGGCCGGGCGACGCCGGCGAAACCGCGCCCGGCGCGGAAGCCGGCGGCGACGGCGGTGTCCCGAACCCGCAGCAAAGCCGCTTCACCGCGCTGA
- a CDS encoding CoA-acylating methylmalonate-semialdehyde dehydrogenase: protein MRTIGHFIGGKEVEGKSGRFADVFEPMTGEVKAKVALATKAEMRAAIENAKAAQPEWGATNPQRRARVLMKFLDLVQRDYDKLAELLAREHGKTIPDAKGDIQRGLEVAEFACGIPHLMKGEYTEGAGPGIDIYSMRQPLGVVAGITPFNFPAMIPMWKFAPAIACGNAFILKPSERDPGVPMALAALMLEAGLPPGILNVVNGDKEAVDAILDDADIRAVGFVGSSPIAQYIYERAAATGKRAQCFGGAKNHAIIMPDADLDQTVDALIGAGYGSAGERCMAISVAVPVGKSTADRLMEKLIPRVEALKIGPSTDPSADFGPLVTREALERVKTYVEIGVQEGATLAVDGRGFKMQGYENGFYMGGCLFDNVTKDMRIYKEEIFGPVLSVVRAHDYAEALALPSDHDYGNGVAIFTRDGDAARDFAAKVNVGMVGINVPIPVPIAYYTFGGWKKSGFGDLNQHGPDSVRFYTKTKTVTSRWPSGVKEGAEFSIPLMK, encoded by the coding sequence ATGCGCACCATCGGGCACTTCATCGGCGGCAAAGAGGTCGAGGGGAAGTCGGGCCGTTTCGCCGACGTGTTCGAGCCGATGACCGGCGAGGTCAAGGCCAAGGTCGCGCTCGCCACCAAGGCGGAGATGCGCGCCGCGATCGAAAACGCCAAGGCCGCGCAGCCGGAATGGGGCGCCACCAACCCGCAGCGCCGCGCCCGCGTGCTGATGAAGTTCCTCGACCTGGTGCAGCGCGACTACGACAAGCTCGCCGAGTTGCTGGCGCGCGAGCACGGCAAGACCATTCCCGACGCCAAGGGCGACATCCAGCGCGGCCTCGAAGTCGCCGAATTCGCCTGCGGCATTCCGCATCTGATGAAGGGTGAATACACCGAGGGCGCCGGCCCGGGCATCGACATCTATTCGATGCGGCAACCCCTGGGAGTCGTCGCCGGCATCACCCCGTTCAACTTCCCGGCGATGATCCCGATGTGGAAGTTCGCGCCCGCCATCGCCTGCGGCAACGCCTTCATCCTGAAGCCGTCGGAGCGCGATCCCGGCGTGCCGATGGCGCTGGCCGCCCTGATGCTCGAAGCCGGCCTGCCGCCGGGCATCCTCAACGTCGTCAACGGCGACAAGGAAGCGGTCGACGCCATTCTCGACGACGCCGACATCCGCGCCGTCGGCTTCGTCGGCTCGTCGCCGATCGCGCAATACATCTACGAGCGCGCGGCGGCGACCGGCAAGCGCGCGCAGTGCTTCGGCGGCGCCAAGAACCACGCCATCATCATGCCCGACGCCGACCTGGACCAGACCGTCGACGCGCTGATCGGCGCCGGCTACGGCTCGGCCGGCGAGCGCTGCATGGCGATCTCGGTCGCGGTGCCGGTCGGCAAGTCGACCGCCGACAGGCTGATGGAAAAACTGATCCCGCGCGTCGAGGCGCTGAAGATCGGTCCCTCGACCGATCCGTCCGCCGATTTCGGCCCGCTGGTCACCAGGGAAGCGCTGGAGCGCGTCAAGACCTACGTCGAGATCGGCGTCCAGGAAGGCGCCACGCTCGCCGTCGACGGTCGCGGCTTCAAGATGCAGGGCTACGAGAACGGCTTCTACATGGGCGGCTGTCTGTTCGACAACGTCACGAAGGATATGCGGATCTACAAGGAAGAGATCTTCGGTCCGGTGCTCAGCGTGGTCCGCGCCCACGACTACGCCGAAGCGCTGGCGCTGCCGTCCGACCACGACTACGGCAACGGCGTCGCGATCTTCACCCGCGACGGCGACGCCGCGCGCGACTTCGCCGCGAAGGTGAATGTCGGCATGGTCGGCATCAACGTGCCGATCCCGGTGCCGATCGCCTACTACACGTTCGGCGGCTGGAAGAAGTCCGGCTTCGGCGACCTCAACCAGCACGGCCCGGATTCGGTGCGGTTCTATACCAAGACCAAGACCGTGACCTCGCGCTGGCCCTCCGGCGTCAAGGAAGGCGCGGAGTTCTCGATCCCGCTGATGAAGTGA
- a CDS encoding type II toxin-antitoxin system VapC family toxin: MTTLVVDASVAVKWLVPEEWSDLARELSGVPDRLVAPRLIMTEVANALARKTMQGLLDRQEAAYHYHTLAVMLPDLIAVDDLIAPALNNACALRHPIYDLIYLETARKLDAQLVTADRRFAAKLAGTEHARYVTLLSDWQPA; the protein is encoded by the coding sequence GTGACGACGTTGGTTGTCGATGCCAGCGTCGCCGTCAAATGGCTTGTCCCCGAAGAATGGTCAGATCTGGCGAGAGAACTGTCCGGCGTTCCGGACCGTCTCGTCGCACCTCGGCTGATCATGACCGAGGTGGCCAATGCGCTGGCCCGCAAAACCATGCAAGGTTTGCTCGATCGTCAGGAGGCGGCGTATCACTATCACACCTTAGCGGTCATGCTGCCCGACCTGATCGCCGTCGACGACCTGATCGCGCCAGCGTTGAACAACGCCTGCGCTCTGCGGCATCCGATCTACGACCTGATCTATCTTGAAACGGCGCGCAAGCTGGATGCCCAATTGGTCACCGCGGACCGCCGCTTCGCCGCCAAGCTCGCCGGCACCGAACACGCCCGCTACGTGACTCTTCTCTCCGACTGGCAACCCGCATGA
- a CDS encoding isobutyryl-CoA dehydrogenase, with translation MTMFDLNEDQRAIRDMARDFAAEKIAPHALQWDEDKHLPLDVIRQAAALGIGGIYIRDDVGGSAMTRFDAALIFEALAEGCPAISAFISIHNMAAWMIDSYGSEAQRQQWLPKLCSMELIASYCLTEPGSGSDAAALRTRAVIDGDHYVLNGQKQFISGAGANDLYVVMVRTGGDGPGGISTLVVDKDTPGLSFGANERKMGWNAQPTRAVIFENARVPVANRLGDEGIGFKIAMAGLDGGRLNIGACSLGGAQAALSKALDYMKERKAFGKRLDEFQALQFRLADMATELEAARTLLWRAAAALDRKDADATKLCAMAKRFATDTGFNVANDALQMHGGYGYLAEYGVEKIVRDLRVHQILEGTNEIMRLIVSRKLLEENR, from the coding sequence ATGACAATGTTCGACCTCAACGAAGACCAACGCGCCATCCGCGACATGGCGCGGGATTTCGCGGCCGAGAAGATCGCGCCGCACGCGCTGCAATGGGACGAGGACAAGCACTTGCCGCTGGACGTGATCCGGCAGGCGGCGGCGCTCGGGATCGGCGGCATCTACATCCGCGATGATGTCGGCGGCAGCGCGATGACGCGGTTCGACGCGGCGCTGATCTTCGAGGCGCTGGCGGAAGGCTGCCCGGCGATCTCCGCCTTCATCTCGATCCACAACATGGCGGCGTGGATGATCGACAGCTATGGCTCCGAGGCGCAGCGGCAGCAATGGCTGCCCAAGCTGTGCAGCATGGAGCTGATCGCCAGCTATTGCCTGACCGAGCCGGGCTCGGGCTCGGACGCCGCGGCGTTGCGCACCCGCGCGGTGATCGACGGCGATCATTACGTGCTCAACGGCCAGAAGCAGTTCATCTCCGGCGCCGGCGCCAACGATCTCTATGTTGTGATGGTGCGCACCGGCGGCGACGGCCCGGGCGGGATCTCGACGCTCGTCGTCGACAAGGACACCCCCGGTCTCAGCTTTGGCGCCAACGAGCGCAAGATGGGCTGGAACGCGCAGCCGACGCGCGCGGTGATCTTCGAGAACGCCCGCGTGCCGGTCGCCAACCGGCTCGGCGACGAGGGCATCGGCTTCAAGATCGCGATGGCCGGGCTCGACGGCGGACGGCTCAACATCGGCGCCTGTTCGCTCGGCGGCGCCCAGGCGGCGCTCTCCAAGGCGCTGGACTACATGAAAGAGCGCAAAGCCTTCGGCAAACGTCTCGACGAATTCCAGGCGCTGCAGTTCCGGCTCGCCGACATGGCGACCGAGCTGGAAGCCGCGCGGACGCTGCTGTGGCGCGCCGCCGCCGCGCTCGACCGCAAGGATGCCGACGCCACCAAGCTGTGCGCGATGGCCAAGCGCTTCGCCACCGACACCGGCTTCAACGTCGCCAACGACGCGCTGCAGATGCACGGCGGCTACGGCTATCTCGCCGAGTACGGCGTCGAGAAGATCGTGCGCGATCTGCGCGTGCACCAGATCCTCGAAGGCACCAACGAGATCATGCGGCTGATCGTGTCGCGCAAGCTGCTCGAGGAGAACCGATGA
- a CDS encoding enoyl-CoA hydratase/isomerase family protein — MNIAVTEPDLIVRREGAAGVVRLNRPKALNALTLEMARGLDAALTEFEADPAIALILIEGAGERGLCAGGDIVGLYNSAREGGDLGKVFWREEYVMNARIAKFPKPYVAYMDGFVMGGGVGIAGHGSHRIVTDKTKIAMPEVGIGFFPDVGGTWLLSRAPGEIGTYFGLTGETMNGADAIHTRFADAFVPASAWPELRAALTTASADAHADNVRGILARFTMTPEAGPAQRHAQQIDQWFAHDTVEAIFADLERDRSDFAQATLKALRAKSPTSLKVALKLLRIARDAASLEDCLVHEYRAALQVFVSYDFVEGIRAAVIDKDRAPKWRPATIEEVTPDIVARYFDDRGDDELKLPD, encoded by the coding sequence ATGAATATAGCGGTCACTGAGCCGGACCTGATCGTCCGGCGCGAGGGCGCAGCCGGCGTGGTCCGCCTCAACCGGCCGAAAGCGCTGAATGCGCTGACGCTGGAGATGGCGCGCGGCCTCGACGCCGCGTTGACCGAGTTCGAGGCCGATCCGGCCATCGCGTTGATCCTGATCGAAGGCGCCGGTGAGCGCGGCCTGTGCGCCGGCGGCGACATCGTCGGGCTGTACAACAGCGCGCGCGAAGGCGGCGATCTCGGCAAAGTGTTCTGGCGCGAAGAATACGTCATGAACGCGCGGATCGCGAAATTTCCCAAGCCCTATGTCGCCTATATGGATGGCTTCGTGATGGGCGGCGGCGTCGGCATCGCTGGTCACGGCAGCCATCGCATCGTCACCGACAAGACCAAGATCGCAATGCCGGAAGTCGGCATCGGCTTCTTCCCCGATGTCGGCGGCACCTGGCTGCTGTCGCGCGCGCCCGGCGAGATCGGCACCTATTTCGGCCTCACCGGCGAGACCATGAACGGCGCCGACGCGATCCACACGAGGTTTGCGGATGCGTTCGTGCCGGCATCCGCATGGCCTGAACTCCGCGCCGCGCTGACGACGGCGTCGGCCGACGCCCACGCCGACAATGTCCGCGGCATTCTCGCGCGATTCACGATGACACCCGAAGCCGGGCCGGCGCAGCGTCACGCGCAGCAGATCGACCAATGGTTCGCCCACGATACCGTCGAGGCGATCTTCGCGGATCTCGAGCGCGACCGCTCGGACTTCGCGCAGGCGACGCTGAAAGCGCTGCGGGCCAAGTCGCCGACCAGCCTCAAGGTCGCGCTGAAGCTGTTGCGGATCGCGCGTGACGCGGCGTCGCTCGAAGACTGCCTGGTGCACGAATATCGCGCCGCGCTGCAGGTGTTCGTGAGCTATGATTTCGTCGAGGGCATTCGCGCCGCGGTGATCGACAAGGACCGCGCGCCGAAATGGCGGCCGGCGACGATCGAGGAGGTGACGCCGGACATCGTGGCGCGCTACTTTGACGATCGCGGCGACGACGAGCTGAAATTGCCGGACTGA
- the mmsB gene encoding 3-hydroxyisobutyrate dehydrogenase, which translates to MTTIAFIGLGNMGGPMAANLVKAGRTVTGFDLSADSCDAAKADGVAIANSAVDAVQGASVIVTMLPAGKHVLAVWNEILPHAAPGSLIIDCSTIDVESAVQAHTLAAKGGIASIDAPVSGGTGGAKAATLTFMAGGSEAAFAAAKPVLEQMGKKIVHCGGAGAGQAAKICNNMILGISMIAVGEAFTLAEKLGLSHQALFDVASTSSGQCWSLTTYCPVPGPVPTSPANNGYKPGFAAALMLKDLKLAQEAAQTSGAATPLGAHAAELYAAFEQAGNGGTDFSGIINYLREQGRK; encoded by the coding sequence ATGACGACAATCGCATTCATCGGTCTCGGCAATATGGGCGGGCCGATGGCCGCCAATCTGGTCAAGGCCGGGCGCACCGTCACCGGCTTCGATCTGTCGGCCGACTCCTGCGACGCAGCCAAGGCCGACGGCGTCGCGATCGCGAATTCCGCGGTCGACGCGGTGCAGGGCGCCAGCGTGATCGTCACCATGCTGCCCGCCGGCAAGCACGTGCTCGCGGTCTGGAACGAAATCCTGCCGCATGCGGCCCCGGGCTCGCTGATCATCGACTGCTCGACCATCGACGTCGAAAGCGCCGTGCAGGCGCATACGCTGGCGGCGAAGGGCGGCATCGCCTCGATCGACGCGCCGGTCTCCGGCGGCACCGGCGGCGCCAAGGCGGCGACGCTGACCTTCATGGCCGGCGGCAGCGAGGCGGCATTCGCCGCGGCCAAGCCGGTGCTGGAACAGATGGGCAAGAAGATCGTGCATTGCGGCGGCGCCGGCGCCGGGCAGGCGGCGAAGATCTGCAACAACATGATCCTCGGCATTTCGATGATCGCGGTCGGCGAGGCGTTCACGCTGGCCGAAAAGCTCGGCCTGTCGCATCAGGCGCTGTTCGACGTCGCCTCGACCTCCTCGGGGCAGTGCTGGTCGCTGACGACCTATTGCCCGGTGCCCGGCCCGGTGCCGACCTCGCCGGCCAACAACGGCTACAAGCCCGGCTTCGCGGCGGCCTTGATGCTGAAGGATCTGAAGCTGGCGCAGGAGGCCGCGCAGACCTCCGGCGCCGCGACGCCGCTCGGCGCCCACGCCGCCGAGCTCTACGCCGCGTTCGAACAGGCCGGCAACGGCGGCACCGATTTTTCCGGGATCATCAACTACCTGCGCGAGCAGGGGCGGAAGTAA
- a CDS encoding AMP-binding protein produces the protein MTTFQQARSFLLDHRTDYSAAVAGFRWPDPVPFNWALDWFDAELATSGSRNRPALWIVDGTTGREEKPSFAHLSKRSNQVANYLRAKGLKRGDHLLLLLGNVVPLWEVMLAAIKLGLVTIPATTLLTPDELRDRLERGRAKAVVAAPDQIAKFKGLGGDDLLRVVVGDAQDGWLNYDGTALQPDVFTPDGPTQADDPMLLYFTSGTTAKPKLVRHSQRSYPVGALSTMFWLGLQPGDVHLNISSPGWAKHAWSCLFAPWNAGATVFVVNQPRFDAKSLLATIGRCGVTTLCAPPTVWRMFIQEKLADYQVSLREVCGAGEPLNPEVIDQVKAAWGLTIRDGYGQTETTAMVGNSPGQAVKIGSMGRPMPGYVVKITDADGHPAKEGEITLALGDARPAGLMQGYQSEGGKLSGADGDIYRSGDVAFADDDGYLTFVGRTDDVFKSSDYRISPFELESVLLEHDAVAEAAVVPSPDPIKLAIPKAYVLLTADAERSRDTALSIFRHMQARMAPFKRIRKLELVTELPKTISGKIRRVHLRRIEHEHDQTDSLRGVEFREEDFPELKAAPTQEG, from the coding sequence ATGACGACATTCCAACAGGCCCGTTCCTTCCTGCTCGACCATCGCACCGACTACTCCGCCGCCGTCGCGGGTTTCCGCTGGCCCGATCCGGTGCCGTTCAACTGGGCGCTCGACTGGTTCGATGCCGAGTTGGCGACGTCCGGCAGCCGTAACCGTCCCGCGCTGTGGATCGTCGACGGCACCACCGGCCGGGAGGAGAAGCCGAGCTTCGCGCATCTGTCGAAGCGCTCGAACCAGGTCGCGAACTATCTGCGTGCCAAGGGCCTGAAGCGCGGCGATCACCTGCTGCTGCTGCTCGGCAACGTCGTGCCGTTGTGGGAGGTGATGCTGGCGGCGATCAAGCTCGGCCTCGTCACCATCCCGGCGACCACGCTGCTGACGCCGGACGAGTTGCGCGACCGGCTCGAGCGCGGCCGCGCCAAGGCGGTGGTCGCTGCGCCCGACCAGATCGCCAAATTCAAGGGCCTCGGCGGCGACGATCTGCTGCGCGTCGTGGTCGGCGACGCCCAGGACGGCTGGCTCAATTACGACGGAACCGCGCTGCAGCCCGACGTCTTCACGCCGGACGGGCCGACGCAGGCTGACGATCCGATGCTGCTGTATTTCACCTCCGGCACCACGGCGAAGCCGAAGCTGGTGCGGCACAGCCAGCGCAGCTATCCGGTCGGCGCGCTGTCGACGATGTTCTGGCTCGGGCTGCAGCCCGGCGACGTGCATCTCAACATCTCGTCGCCGGGCTGGGCCAAGCACGCCTGGAGCTGCTTGTTCGCGCCGTGGAACGCCGGCGCCACCGTGTTCGTCGTCAACCAGCCGCGGTTCGACGCCAAGAGTCTCTTGGCGACGATCGGCCGCTGCGGCGTCACCACGCTGTGCGCGCCGCCGACGGTGTGGCGGATGTTCATTCAGGAGAAGCTCGCGGACTATCAAGTGTCGCTGCGCGAGGTCTGCGGCGCCGGCGAGCCGCTCAATCCGGAAGTGATCGATCAGGTCAAGGCCGCCTGGGGCCTCACCATCCGCGATGGCTACGGCCAGACCGAGACCACCGCGATGGTTGGCAATTCGCCGGGGCAGGCAGTGAAGATCGGCTCGATGGGCCGGCCGATGCCGGGCTACGTCGTCAAGATCACCGATGCGGACGGTCATCCGGCCAAGGAAGGCGAGATCACGCTGGCGCTGGGCGACGCGCGCCCGGCCGGCCTGATGCAGGGTTATCAAAGCGAGGGCGGCAAGCTCTCGGGCGCCGACGGCGACATCTATCGCTCCGGCGACGTCGCCTTCGCCGACGACGACGGCTATCTCACCTTCGTCGGCCGCACCGACGACGTGTTCAAATCGTCGGACTATCGGATCTCGCCGTTCGAACTGGAGAGCGTGCTGCTCGAACACGATGCCGTCGCCGAAGCCGCGGTGGTGCCGAGCCCGGACCCGATCAAGCTGGCGATCCCGAAGGCCTATGTGCTGCTGACGGCGGACGCGGAGCGCTCGCGCGACACCGCGCTGTCGATCTTCCGCCACATGCAGGCGCGGATGGCGCCGTTCAAGCGCATCCGCAAGCTCGAACTGGTCACCGAACTGCCGAAGACGATCTCGGGCAAAATCCGCCGCGTGCATCTGCGCCGCATCGAGCACGAGCACGACCAGACCGACTCGTTGCGCGGCGTCGAGTTTCGCGAAGAGGATTTCCCCGAGTTGAAAGCCGCGCCGACGCAGGAGGGGTGA